From Nitrosopumilus zosterae, the proteins below share one genomic window:
- a CDS encoding DEAD/DEAH box helicase, with amino-acid sequence MKFACPKCKSKIEIQKTFNKKMHVSCGKCGIEDLLEFSKNIDEVFLEFLSRFDKGLVTEKGLSDGLKDEGIIRAENEIKEMIADNKPDKITEEILFSKKDYISQYKVLKNPEPKMGCKIEDMGLEESITEHLKELQIEEFYKFQEETIQEIMFGENVVIEAPTASGKTEAFLIPVIQRIKKEANQGNVFAIFVYPTKALARDQFPKIQKFAEKIGVDVKVFDGDTKVPERRDIVENPPQILVTNFDVLHYHMWHQTKFSSLLSSTRILIVDEAHVYSGIFGSNVHYIIKRLKRICSNKLQFVAASATLDDAKKFCEQLFGEKMQIIHGSGKKGQTDFVMLFPSLRTQRKLMVELTKKLTEKKHKTMVFNNSHLNSELLAIQAKKQKVNIKVHRAGLMANYRTAVEREFKEDKLQAISCTPTLELGIDVGNVDCVISSTIPVNRLIQRIGRAARKGQRGYAFLALGNDPISQYYKNHPDDYFEDIEKTYIDPKNPFVEEFQVLAMACDRPISKHELKEHEEIIEHHIIRENLKIINNRIVPNFDKINSMLNEYSIRGIGKSIDIFLSDRKVGDRVLPIALEELHKDAIYFLAGIRYKVKEFDYPKKNIAKLERISRDYPYYTKSLTEEWPTIETVFERRRANGIEVAFCKLHIQKKVYGYVNIELGQEITQGEKVMLDAPLEYDFVTKGIVFHAPRPLKIMEKAEDEDYTEASGYHATEHVVIEGSNMITGGVSQDLGGISLGTSGLIFIYDGAIGGSGASKALYDRFEKVLERSMYIVKECPCKNESGCPRCTFSYRCGNNNEFLHKYSALEILERIHKGEKTELVDPTEGDRPLV; translated from the coding sequence TTGAAATTCGCATGTCCAAAATGTAAATCAAAGATAGAGATACAAAAAACATTCAACAAAAAGATGCATGTCTCCTGTGGAAAATGTGGCATCGAGGATCTGCTAGAATTTTCAAAAAACATTGACGAGGTATTCCTTGAATTTCTCTCAAGATTTGATAAGGGGCTAGTTACCGAGAAGGGATTATCAGACGGTTTAAAGGATGAGGGAATCATCAGGGCAGAAAACGAAATCAAAGAGATGATAGCAGATAACAAGCCAGACAAAATTACAGAGGAGATCCTATTTTCAAAAAAAGACTATATTTCGCAATACAAAGTTTTGAAGAATCCTGAGCCCAAAATGGGCTGCAAAATAGAAGATATGGGCCTGGAGGAATCAATCACAGAGCACCTCAAAGAATTACAGATAGAAGAATTTTACAAGTTTCAAGAAGAGACAATCCAAGAAATCATGTTTGGAGAAAATGTTGTGATCGAGGCACCAACGGCATCAGGAAAAACGGAAGCATTTTTGATTCCAGTCATCCAGAGAATAAAAAAGGAAGCAAACCAAGGAAATGTTTTTGCAATCTTCGTATACCCTACAAAAGCTTTGGCAAGAGATCAATTCCCAAAAATCCAAAAATTTGCTGAAAAGATCGGAGTGGATGTCAAAGTTTTTGATGGAGACACCAAAGTTCCAGAAAGAAGAGATATTGTTGAAAATCCACCTCAGATCTTAGTTACAAATTTTGATGTGTTGCATTATCACATGTGGCATCAGACAAAATTTTCGTCATTACTATCATCAACAAGAATTCTGATTGTAGATGAGGCCCACGTATATTCGGGAATTTTTGGTTCAAACGTACATTATATCATAAAGAGACTCAAAAGAATTTGCAGCAACAAACTGCAATTTGTTGCAGCATCAGCAACTCTAGATGACGCAAAAAAATTCTGTGAGCAGTTGTTTGGAGAAAAAATGCAAATAATTCACGGTTCTGGAAAAAAAGGCCAGACAGATTTTGTGATGCTATTTCCATCACTCAGAACTCAAAGAAAACTCATGGTAGAACTGACAAAAAAATTAACTGAAAAAAAGCACAAGACCATGGTGTTTAACAATTCACATCTAAACTCCGAGCTTCTAGCAATACAAGCAAAAAAGCAAAAAGTCAACATCAAAGTTCATCGTGCAGGGCTGATGGCAAATTACAGAACTGCAGTAGAGAGAGAGTTCAAAGAGGACAAATTACAAGCAATTTCATGCACCCCTACGCTTGAATTAGGCATAGATGTAGGAAACGTGGATTGCGTCATCTCATCTACAATTCCGGTAAACAGACTGATCCAAAGAATAGGAAGAGCTGCACGAAAAGGACAAAGAGGTTATGCATTCCTGGCCTTGGGAAACGATCCTATTTCTCAATACTACAAGAATCATCCGGATGATTATTTTGAAGATATTGAAAAAACATACATCGACCCCAAGAATCCATTCGTGGAGGAATTTCAAGTGTTGGCAATGGCATGTGACAGGCCGATTTCCAAACACGAATTAAAAGAGCACGAAGAAATCATTGAACACCACATCATCAGAGAAAATCTCAAAATAATCAACAACAGGATTGTTCCAAATTTTGACAAAATAAATTCCATGCTGAACGAATACAGCATAAGAGGAATCGGCAAATCTATTGACATCTTTTTATCAGACAGAAAAGTTGGAGACAGAGTACTGCCAATCGCGCTTGAGGAGTTGCACAAAGACGCAATCTATTTTTTAGCAGGAATCAGATACAAGGTAAAAGAATTCGACTATCCTAAAAAAAATATTGCAAAACTAGAAAGAATTTCAAGAGACTATCCATACTATACAAAATCACTCACAGAAGAATGGCCCACCATTGAGACGGTTTTTGAGAGAAGAAGAGCAAACGGAATAGAGGTTGCTTTTTGTAAATTACACATTCAGAAAAAAGTCTACGGATATGTCAACATAGAGCTAGGACAAGAAATCACTCAGGGGGAAAAAGTGATGCTTGATGCACCACTAGAGTATGATTTTGTTACAAAAGGGATTGTCTTTCATGCACCAAGACCACTAAAGATAATGGAAAAGGCAGAGGATGAGGATTACACAGAAGCCAGCGGATATCATGCAACAGAGCATGTCGTAATTGAAGGAAGCAACATGATTACAGGCGGAGTGTCTCAAGACTTGGGAGGCATATCGTTAGGCACGTCAGGCCTGATTTTCATCTATGATGGTGCAATTGGCGGAAGTGGCGCCAGTAAAGCATTGTATGATAGATTTGAAAAAGTCCTTGAGAGAAGCATGTACATTGTAAAGGAATGTCCATGCAAAAATGAGTCAGGGTGTCCACGATGTACATTCTCATACAGATGTGGAAACAATAATGAATTCCTTCACAAATATTCGGCATTGGAGATTCTTGAAAGAATACACAAGGGTGAAAAAACAGAATTGGTAGATCCTACTGAAGGAGACAGGCCATTAGTATGA
- a CDS encoding ArsR/SmtB family transcription factor codes for MSNQLLEFKEIIRSKHVSNTRKPDKQTRKLLLYLFTSTRGGFTRLRIIVHLLERPYNTHQLAQTLDLDYKAVQHHMKILEKNNMVSKIGEKYGAIFHLSNFLELNIHTLEEAIDKLDRKMNQKKIYL; via the coding sequence ATGTCAAATCAACTTCTGGAATTCAAAGAAATCATTCGATCAAAGCATGTCTCTAACACAAGAAAACCAGACAAGCAAACTCGGAAATTACTTCTCTACCTTTTCACAAGTACTAGGGGCGGATTCACTCGTTTAAGAATAATTGTGCATCTTCTTGAAAGACCATACAACACGCATCAGTTAGCGCAAACCCTTGATCTTGATTACAAGGCTGTTCAGCACCACATGAAAATTCTTGAAAAAAATAATATGGTCTCAAAAATTGGGGAAAAATACGGGGCAATTTTTCATCTCTCAAACTTCCTTGAATTAAACATACATACTTTGGAAGAGGCAATAGATAAGCTAGATAGAAAAATGAATCAGAAAAAAATATACCTGTGA
- a CDS encoding Sec-independent protein translocase subunit TatA/TatB codes for MLEHSLNVGGSEWLIIIFLALVLILGTGRLPGAARKLGKAVNEYNKAKNEIQDHMKEVTEESPKISGPVETEREKLEMIARTAGVKVEGKTDDELRKSISEKIGQKRIDESESKK; via the coding sequence ATGTTAGAACATTCACTAAACGTAGGTGGAAGCGAATGGCTAATCATAATTTTTTTAGCACTGGTACTAATTTTAGGCACTGGAAGACTTCCAGGTGCTGCAAGAAAACTTGGAAAAGCAGTAAATGAGTACAACAAAGCAAAAAACGAAATTCAAGACCACATGAAAGAAGTTACCGAAGAATCACCAAAAATTTCAGGACCAGTTGAAACAGAAAGAGAAAAGCTGGAGATGATTGCAAGAACAGCAGGAGTCAAAGTAGAAGGTAAAACAGATGACGAGTTAAGAAAAAGCATCTCTGAGAAAATAGGCCAAAAGAGAATTGACGAGTCAGAAAGTAAAAAGTAG
- a CDS encoding SDR family oxidoreductase, with the protein MEKVALVTGSSSGIGLETALALSRDGYKTFASMRNTKKAGEIEQAAKKENLSVEIIELDVDREESIVSTIKKIIADCGRIDVLVNNAGYGQFGCTEDVSIDDFRKQFETNFFSIIRIIQEVAPIMRKQKSGNIINISSVAGRMGLPGSPAYISSKFALEGLGECLRYELGQFGIKTTLIEPGVIKTNFFESMKIPDSKTDPKYKELTDHILAGLKMMVQMGTSPSEVAKVIMKAIHDDEMLPRYIVGTDAAMFMEAKKMKTDMEFEKYLSKELFPG; encoded by the coding sequence ATGGAAAAAGTAGCTCTTGTCACAGGCAGTTCTTCGGGAATTGGATTAGAAACAGCACTGGCACTTTCAAGGGACGGATACAAAACTTTTGCAAGTATGAGAAATACAAAAAAAGCAGGAGAGATAGAGCAAGCTGCAAAAAAAGAAAACCTTTCAGTTGAAATTATAGAACTAGATGTAGACAGAGAAGAATCAATAGTTTCTACAATTAAAAAAATAATTGCTGATTGTGGAAGAATAGATGTACTAGTGAACAATGCAGGGTATGGTCAATTTGGATGCACAGAAGATGTGTCAATTGATGATTTTAGAAAACAGTTTGAAACTAATTTTTTCAGCATCATAAGAATAATTCAAGAAGTAGCTCCAATCATGAGAAAACAAAAATCAGGAAACATCATAAACATCAGTTCAGTCGCAGGAAGAATGGGACTTCCAGGGTCTCCAGCTTATATCAGTTCAAAGTTTGCACTGGAAGGACTGGGAGAATGCTTACGATACGAACTCGGGCAGTTTGGAATAAAGACCACCTTAATTGAGCCAGGAGTGATCAAAACAAACTTTTTCGAATCAATGAAGATTCCAGATTCAAAGACAGACCCAAAATACAAAGAACTAACTGATCATATTCTAGCAGGATTGAAGATGATGGTGCAAATGGGAACGTCACCATCAGAGGTTGCCAAAGTGATAATGAAAGCAATTCATGATGATGAAATGTTGCCAAGATACATTGTAGGAACTGATGCTGCCATGTTTATGGAAGCAAAAAAGATGAAAACAGACATGGAATTTGAGAAATACTTGAGTAAAGAGCTATTTCCAGGCTAA
- a CDS encoding MFS transporter: MNRVLILVNITGLIIGISYGLHGPILPVFAKNVIGATYSELGLIGLTNFIPYMFIPLFVGILLDRINNGYLLALGAAVNSTSIYLLSIAQSVPEIMGFRIMTGIAHAFFWPPCESIISNESTEKNRVRNISWFTMFFVIGFMVGPLLGTAVLESLDVTYRILFQIAAFILATGIITSLLASRKSVRNHHEGFSFSSIKEMKKFPEAIILLIFCTSSFGIILTIYPAFLNDRGMTDSDILSLYFVFGISRVVSLALAGKLARNTSRTLIAGTSAASIGLAMSIFADSTVTFGIALVLMGFGFSIFFPLTLEIVLSKTRKAISGKIIGAYETIFGMGWAIGPTIGGPIAQSFGNETPYALFCIIGIGVVIFAIISRKKLEPQRVLN, from the coding sequence ATGAACAGAGTTCTGATATTAGTCAACATCACAGGTCTAATCATAGGAATTTCATATGGACTACACGGTCCAATATTACCAGTTTTTGCAAAGAATGTAATCGGTGCGACATATTCTGAGCTCGGATTAATCGGATTAACAAATTTCATCCCCTACATGTTCATTCCATTATTTGTTGGAATTCTTCTTGATAGAATCAACAATGGTTATTTGCTTGCATTAGGAGCTGCAGTCAATTCTACATCCATCTACCTTTTATCAATTGCACAATCAGTTCCGGAAATAATGGGATTTAGAATTATGACAGGAATAGCTCATGCCTTTTTTTGGCCACCGTGCGAATCCATAATATCTAATGAAAGCACCGAGAAAAACAGAGTCAGAAATATTTCTTGGTTCACAATGTTTTTTGTAATTGGTTTTATGGTAGGCCCATTGCTTGGAACAGCAGTACTAGAAAGCCTTGATGTCACATATAGAATTCTATTCCAAATCGCGGCATTCATCCTAGCTACTGGAATAATCACTTCTCTTTTAGCTTCAAGAAAAAGCGTCAGAAATCATCATGAAGGATTTTCATTTTCATCAATTAAAGAGATGAAAAAATTTCCGGAAGCCATAATATTGCTGATTTTTTGTACATCGTCATTCGGAATCATACTCACAATTTATCCCGCATTTCTAAATGACAGAGGCATGACAGATTCCGATATCTTGTCACTCTATTTTGTTTTTGGAATATCACGAGTTGTGTCTCTTGCATTGGCTGGAAAGTTGGCAAGAAACACAAGTCGAACTCTGATTGCCGGAACAAGTGCAGCATCAATAGGATTGGCAATGTCAATTTTTGCAGATTCAACAGTAACTTTTGGAATTGCGCTGGTTTTGATGGGATTCGGGTTCAGCATATTCTTCCCCCTTACACTAGAGATTGTTTTGAGCAAAACTAGAAAAGCAATATCAGGGAAAATAATTGGCGCATATGAAACAATTTTTGGAATGGGTTGGGCAATAGGACCAACTATTGGTGGACCAATTGCGCAATCATTTGGAAATGAAACACCCTATGCGCTATTTTGCATAATAGGAATCGGAGTCGTAATATTTGCAATCATATCTAGAAAGAAACTAGAACCACAAAGAGTTCTAAATTAG
- a CDS encoding Glu/Leu/Phe/Val family dehydrogenase has protein sequence MVKNDPFANATKQVNDACDLLGIKDPGLREYLAMPNRVLRVKIPVRMDNGKIRVFTGFRSQHNNDRGPYKGGIRYFNPEGGVEYMEREVMALSSWMTWKCAIVDVPLGGGKGGIYVNPKTEKISEAELERLTRGFAFKIFEVIGPGKDIPAPDVYTTGKEMTQIMDTYSKLTGNIYSPGVITGKPISMGGSLARNVATGLGAAYCVREAAKTMKLSLKGAKVVLQGFGNASTFAGEYLEKMGAKIIGVSDSKGSILISSGAKVSKIIEYKQKHGSVVGFPGSKKVSTEELLTTKCDVLVPGALENQIDAKIAKNLKCKIIAEAANGPTLPEADPIIFQKKILVIPDILANSGGVCISYLEWVQNNMGYYWTFDEVANKMEKNITKGFKDAYEMSKKHKVDMRKATMALAVQRVVEAFNEKGIWP, from the coding sequence TTGGTCAAGAATGATCCTTTTGCAAACGCTACAAAGCAAGTAAATGACGCTTGTGATCTTCTTGGAATTAAAGATCCTGGATTGCGCGAATATCTTGCAATGCCAAATAGAGTTTTGAGAGTAAAGATTCCGGTAAGGATGGATAATGGTAAAATTAGAGTTTTCACAGGTTTTCGAAGTCAGCACAATAACGATCGAGGTCCATACAAAGGAGGCATTCGTTACTTCAATCCAGAAGGTGGAGTTGAATACATGGAACGCGAAGTTATGGCACTTTCATCTTGGATGACTTGGAAATGTGCAATTGTTGATGTTCCGTTAGGCGGGGGAAAAGGTGGCATCTATGTTAATCCTAAAACTGAAAAAATCAGCGAAGCTGAACTAGAGCGATTGACAAGAGGTTTCGCATTTAAAATATTTGAAGTGATTGGTCCTGGAAAAGATATTCCAGCTCCTGATGTTTACACAACGGGAAAAGAAATGACGCAAATCATGGATACTTACAGTAAACTAACTGGAAACATTTACTCTCCTGGTGTGATCACTGGAAAACCAATCTCCATGGGTGGTTCTCTTGCAAGAAATGTTGCAACTGGTTTAGGTGCAGCATACTGTGTAAGGGAAGCTGCAAAAACAATGAAACTTAGTCTGAAAGGTGCCAAAGTTGTTTTGCAAGGATTTGGAAACGCTTCGACATTTGCAGGTGAATACTTGGAAAAAATGGGGGCAAAAATCATTGGTGTTAGTGACTCTAAAGGCTCAATATTGATTTCCAGTGGTGCCAAAGTTAGCAAAATTATTGAATATAAACAAAAACACGGCTCAGTTGTTGGATTTCCAGGGAGTAAAAAGGTTTCAACTGAAGAGCTACTTACTACAAAATGTGATGTTCTAGTTCCAGGTGCATTGGAGAATCAAATTGATGCAAAGATTGCAAAGAATCTGAAATGTAAAATTATTGCCGAAGCTGCAAATGGTCCAACATTGCCAGAAGCTGATCCAATAATTTTCCAAAAGAAAATACTGGTAATCCCCGATATCTTGGCAAACTCTGGCGGTGTATGCATTTCATACCTAGAATGGGTACAAAATAACATGGGCTACTATTGGACATTTGACGAGGTTGCAAACAAGATGGAGAAAAATATCACTAAAGGATTCAAAGATGCATATGAAATGTCAAAGAAACACAAAGTTGACATGAGAAAAGCTACAATGGCTTTAGCAGTTCAAAGAGTTGTTGAGGCATTTAACGAAAAAGGCATCTGGCCTTAG
- a CDS encoding DNA-methyltransferase yields the protein MKKIEINNIYNLNCIEGMNLIPKNKIDLVITDPPFAINFKANKANYNRTSSRVLTGYNEIKPGDYYDFTFAWMSEVFRILKDSGSMYVFSGWNNLKDILRALDDVGFTTVNHIIWKYQFGVVTKKKFVTSHYHCLYVCKDNKKRKFYPFSRFQKNDKTKDGRSLHYKDKEDVWDIKREYWTGDEKTPTKLPSEIIKKLLEYSSEKKDVVFDPFLGSGQVAVVSKSLNRRYLGFEIVSDYYKFAKKRLDKNMYRIKTSK from the coding sequence ATGAAAAAAATTGAAATTAATAATATTTACAATCTAAATTGCATTGAAGGGATGAATTTAATTCCTAAAAATAAGATTGATCTTGTAATTACCGATCCTCCGTTTGCTATAAATTTCAAAGCAAACAAGGCAAATTATAACAGAACGTCATCTAGAGTATTGACCGGTTATAACGAAATCAAACCTGGAGATTACTATGATTTTACATTTGCATGGATGAGTGAAGTTTTTCGAATTCTAAAGGATTCCGGAAGCATGTATGTTTTTTCTGGATGGAATAATCTCAAAGACATTTTGCGTGCATTAGATGACGTCGGATTTACTACAGTTAATCATATTATTTGGAAATATCAATTTGGAGTAGTAACGAAAAAAAAATTTGTTACTTCCCACTATCATTGTCTTTATGTTTGCAAAGACAATAAGAAGCGAAAATTCTATCCTTTTTCCAGATTTCAAAAAAATGACAAAACAAAAGACGGCCGGAGCCTTCATTATAAAGACAAGGAGGACGTATGGGATATCAAAAGAGAGTATTGGACTGGGGATGAAAAAACTCCTACTAAACTTCCTTCTGAGATCATCAAGAAATTACTTGAATATTCAAGTGAAAAAAAAGATGTCGTGTTTGATCCTTTTCTTGGTTCAGGACAAGTTGCAGTTGTAAGTAAATCACTTAATCGACGTTATCTTGGATTTGAAATAGTTTCAGATTACTACAAATTTGCCAAAAAACGACTTGATAAAAACATGTACAGAATAAAGACATCAAAATAA
- a CDS encoding P-II family nitrogen regulator, with amino-acid sequence MKKIEAIIQSGAKDAVVAAIKKIGVGGITVHQVQGQGSQDPPLVGQYFSRDMIICVVDDPKVDEILDAIANVACTGTKGDGKVFVTPVDDALDICTKKRGTTSI; translated from the coding sequence ATGAAAAAAATTGAAGCTATAATTCAATCTGGAGCAAAAGATGCAGTCGTTGCTGCAATTAAGAAGATTGGCGTTGGTGGAATAACTGTTCACCAAGTTCAAGGACAAGGCTCACAGGATCCTCCGCTAGTTGGACAATACTTTAGCAGGGATATGATAATTTGTGTGGTAGACGATCCTAAAGTGGATGAAATTTTAGATGCGATTGCAAATGTTGCATGCACTGGAACAAAGGGTGACGGTAAAGTTTTTGTCACTCCTGTTGATGACGCACTTGATATTTGCACCAAAAAACGCGGAACCACCTCTATCTAA
- a CDS encoding class I SAM-dependent methyltransferase, with product MGLGSYWGEVMDVLREIIPVYDKVNSIISLGKDAEHRNRGISGRVLPGNKILDAGSGFGNMSKTAMKLTDGKISITLYDPLVPMLKNTGKHFDKSPDMANGVFEHIPFRDEEFDAVLCGYSLRDAINLRIAISEIHRVLKNDGRFVIVDLGKPDEAFIRAGVSFYLRCILPILAFVAGGRLGLKFGTLYGTFKRWPANKKLEALLLEKFSRVEFEKDLMGGAIMVAAYK from the coding sequence ATGGGTTTAGGAAGTTACTGGGGCGAAGTAATGGATGTACTTCGAGAAATCATTCCTGTCTATGACAAAGTAAATTCCATAATTTCATTAGGCAAAGATGCAGAGCATAGAAATCGCGGAATTTCGGGAAGAGTTCTTCCAGGGAATAAAATTCTTGACGCAGGTTCTGGTTTTGGCAACATGTCAAAGACTGCAATGAAATTAACTGATGGGAAAATTTCAATTACACTTTATGACCCTCTAGTCCCCATGCTAAAAAATACAGGCAAGCATTTTGATAAATCACCAGACATGGCAAATGGAGTTTTTGAACACATTCCATTTAGAGACGAGGAATTTGACGCAGTTTTGTGCGGATATTCGTTAAGGGATGCAATCAATTTGAGGATTGCAATTTCTGAAATTCACAGAGTTTTAAAAAATGACGGAAGATTCGTGATTGTTGATTTGGGAAAACCAGACGAAGCATTCATCAGAGCAGGAGTTTCGTTTTATCTGCGATGCATCCTCCCCATTCTAGCGTTTGTTGCAGGTGGAAGATTAGGATTAAAGTTTGGAACATTGTATGGGACATTCAAAAGATGGCCTGCAAACAAAAAGCTGGAAGCGTTATTACTAGAAAAATTTTCCAGAGTTGAATTTGAGAAAGATCTTATGGGCGGGGCAATAATGGTTGCCGCATACAAATGA
- a CDS encoding archaeal proteasome endopeptidase complex subunit alpha, with protein MMASRGYDMTPTMYSPDGRIYQVEYAIETVKRGTTAIGILSKEGVILAVEEKPRPLQTKNVTQKIFQVDYHIGVAAAGYIPDARVQVDSARFFSQGNRMTYDESVEVSTVAKHLADQAHQFTQYGGVRPNGVSMIIAGIDQKGGSIYVTDPSGTYLQYSAVAIGAGAEDVNEFLEKYYSKDMSLEDAAGLAIAAINLKAEQKDGASNVKMAKITDKTKVFEKVSESDLENYSKNASKFNTQ; from the coding sequence ATGATGGCATCACGTGGTTACGATATGACACCAACCATGTATTCTCCAGATGGCAGAATTTACCAAGTAGAATACGCAATTGAGACGGTAAAGAGGGGAACCACTGCAATTGGGATTCTTAGCAAAGAAGGAGTCATTTTAGCAGTAGAGGAAAAACCACGTCCATTACAGACTAAGAACGTTACACAGAAAATTTTTCAAGTGGATTATCATATCGGCGTAGCCGCAGCAGGATACATCCCAGATGCACGTGTTCAAGTAGATAGTGCAAGATTCTTTTCACAAGGAAATAGAATGACTTATGATGAATCAGTAGAAGTCTCAACAGTTGCCAAACATTTAGCTGATCAAGCACACCAATTCACACAATATGGCGGAGTCCGTCCAAATGGAGTTTCCATGATTATTGCAGGAATTGATCAAAAGGGAGGATCAATCTATGTCACAGATCCAAGTGGAACTTATTTGCAATATTCAGCAGTGGCAATTGGTGCAGGTGCAGAGGATGTCAATGAATTTTTAGAAAAATATTACAGCAAAGATATGAGTTTGGAGGATGCAGCAGGACTTGCAATTGCAGCAATCAATCTAAAGGCAGAGCAGAAAGATGGTGCAAGCAATGTAAAGATGGCAAAGATAACAGACAAGACAAAAGTTTTTGAGAAAGTTTCCGAATCAGACTTGGAAAATTATTCTAAAAACGCATCAAAGTTTAACACTCAATAG
- a CDS encoding DNA topoisomerase I, with product MKWKTLQHNGILFPPEYEAQGITIKIKGENVPLDLNQEEMVYQWAKKKDTPYGQDKVFQKNFTADFAKTLDSKFKKISYEDIDFSNAYKVVDKEKDTREMMTKEEKKALAAKRKELREKLKSKYGIAIMDGKEVEVGNYMAEPPGIFIGRGEHPLRGRWKPRVTAKDVTLNLGKEAKVPEGEWGKIIHDKDSMWLASWMDFLTQKRKYVWLADTAGLKQDRDKEKYEKAVKLAKEIDKIKDRIVKDMKIKDPKISRIATACYLIYRTAMRVGDEKDPDEADTVGATTLRKEHIKITDKTIEFDFLGKDSVRWQETVVAEGHDKQFQENLKKLVEKKKPKDEIFDDITSRHVNAYYSSIVKGLTAKVFRTYLATTVVKNYLVKHDDMKGKTATEKLYHAKLANLEAAMMCNHKRTIPKTFEQSLEKKRETLKKVEKEESWKKTQETLKKVEASAPKTDVQKKAKEKRVKTLNEQIKKQKAKHKERLQKLELQIDLSEKTKDYNIGTSLRNYIDPRVFKAWTDEVGAEWEKLYTSALQKKFLWVKNENVDWKSIR from the coding sequence ATGAAATGGAAAACGCTACAACATAATGGAATCTTATTTCCTCCTGAATATGAGGCTCAAGGTATCACAATTAAGATCAAAGGCGAAAATGTCCCTCTTGATCTAAATCAAGAAGAGATGGTGTATCAATGGGCAAAAAAGAAAGACACACCATATGGTCAAGACAAGGTTTTTCAGAAAAATTTTACAGCAGATTTTGCTAAAACTCTAGATTCCAAATTTAAAAAAATATCATATGAAGATATTGATTTTTCAAATGCATACAAAGTGGTCGACAAAGAAAAAGACACCAGAGAAATGATGACAAAAGAAGAGAAAAAAGCTCTCGCAGCAAAAAGAAAAGAACTGCGTGAAAAATTAAAGTCAAAATACGGAATTGCCATCATGGATGGAAAGGAGGTGGAAGTTGGAAACTATATGGCAGAACCTCCAGGAATATTCATCGGCAGGGGAGAACACCCACTAAGAGGCAGGTGGAAACCAAGAGTCACTGCAAAAGACGTCACATTAAATCTTGGAAAAGAGGCCAAAGTACCCGAAGGCGAGTGGGGAAAAATTATTCACGATAAAGACTCCATGTGGCTTGCAAGCTGGATGGATTTTCTGACGCAAAAAAGAAAATACGTGTGGCTTGCAGATACTGCAGGACTAAAGCAAGATCGTGATAAAGAAAAGTACGAAAAAGCAGTAAAGCTTGCAAAGGAGATCGACAAAATCAAAGACAGAATTGTAAAGGACATGAAAATAAAGGATCCAAAAATTAGCAGAATTGCAACTGCATGTTATTTGATTTATAGAACCGCGATGAGGGTCGGAGACGAAAAGGATCCTGACGAGGCAGATACCGTAGGTGCCACCACACTAAGAAAAGAGCACATCAAAATTACTGATAAGACCATAGAATTTGATTTTCTCGGAAAAGATAGTGTAAGATGGCAAGAGACAGTAGTTGCAGAAGGACACGATAAGCAGTTTCAAGAGAACCTAAAGAAATTAGTAGAAAAGAAAAAACCAAAAGACGAGATTTTTGACGACATTACATCAAGGCACGTTAATGCATATTATTCAAGCATTGTAAAGGGTCTAACTGCCAAGGTGTTCAGAACATATCTTGCTACAACGGTTGTCAAAAACTACCTAGTCAAACATGATGACATGAAGGGAAAGACCGCAACTGAGAAACTATACCATGCAAAATTGGCAAATCTTGAAGCTGCCATGATGTGCAATCACAAAAGAACAATTCCAAAGACATTTGAGCAATCATTAGAAAAGAAAAGAGAGACTCTTAAAAAAGTCGAAAAGGAAGAGTCTTGGAAGAAGACACAAGAGACTCTTAAAAAAGTCGAGGCATCTGCCCCAAAGACAGATGTACAAAAGAAGGCCAAAGAAAAGCGAGTCAAGACATTAAACGAGCAAATCAAAAAACAAAAGGCAAAACACAAAGAAAGATTGCAGAAATTAGAATTGCAAATTGATCTGTCTGAGAAAACTAAAGATTACAACATCGGAACATCTTTGAGAAATTATATCGATCCTCGCGTTTTCAAGGCATGGACTGATGAGGTAGGTGCAGAATGGGAGAAACTGTACACATCTGCATTGCAAAAGAAATTCCTCTGGGTCAAAAACGAGAATGTTGATTGGAAGAGCATAAGGTAA